The following DNA comes from Brassica oleracea var. oleracea cultivar TO1000 chromosome C5, BOL, whole genome shotgun sequence.
ATAAAAAAAATATCACTGACTCAAGAAGCCGATCAAATATCAGCCAAATCAAAATGGAGCCTAGAATCATGGTGAAGTCGATGCAATTAAAGCAAAACCTAGAAACGATGTGAAACGGTTTCGGCTGAACTTGGTGAAGTCGCAGACTCGTCCAACACGGGATCCATAAAGTTTGGATCATCGGCGCAAGTAGCCTCAGTCCACAGTCGCAACGCCAGCACAAGACGCAGCTGATAACTCTCCTCCGTCTGCTGCGCTCAGCTCTTCCCAGATGACGACCCCCCTGGTGTAGTCGTAATTACGTATAACGCAAGAAACCTATTGATTCTGNNNNNNNNNNNNNNNNNNNNNNNNNNNNNNNNNNNNNNNNNNNNNNNNNNNNNNNNNNNNNNNNNNNNNNNNNNNNNNNNNNNNNNNNNNNNNNNNNNNNATAGCTCTGCTTTTGAAATGCGAAGCAATTAAAGGCACACATTGATCAACGGGAACGCGTTTGAATTCGACGGGAACGCGTTTGAATTCCAAGATTTCTTCGATGGAACTTAACAAATCCAAAAACTCCTAGGTACTCAGATTTCCGGAAAACTCAGGAATCTCAACCCGAAAACCAGAATCCCATCGTCTATCTTCAGCCTGAATTTCATGTCTAAGGAGTTGATGATCAGCTGGAGCGGCGATGTTAGCTTGGTTACGACGGTGCAGAGGATTTGCGAAATAGTTCTCGGCCAATTCATCATCAGAGCTGTCCTCCTGGTGATGCTGAGCTTCCTGAACTGCTGGTTGCTGTATAGGGGCGTTTTGTTGTCGTTGCAGAACCGTTGTAAGGGCTACTTCGACGGCTTGAACAAGTGTCTCATGAATATTTGCAGTAAAGTTCTCCAGTGTATTACGGAGTTCTACGTTCTGATCCTCAGGAGGTTGTTTTCGTGGAGGCATAGTGATGTTGATGTAGATATGTAGCAGAAGTAGCAAAGATCGTTGATCTTGATTAAGAAATCAAAACCGAAAGTCTCTGATACCAACTGGTGTAGTCGTAACTACGTATAGCGCAAGAAACCTATTGATTCTGAGAATACCTAGGTAGCGTGCCTTCTTGAGATCGTTGAGAGTCGAAGCTCTATCTGAGAACAAGGTCAGAGTTTATAAAAAGCTCTTATTAAAATTCAAAGTAAAAGTCGTGTCCTTACAACACCAAGGCATCGACTATATATATGAAAGCAAAACACCAATGCTAATTCGAAAAAGGAATTATAACTTTTCTTTATCGATAAATCAAAAGGAAACATAAAGCTTTAAGTAAAACTAGATATATAAAGAAATAAAGAAAACGAAAGCCAATATGGAAAAGGATGTAGGCTACCCCCCGGCGAGAACAATAGATTTAACAAAAAATTCGACAACTTTACCTTGCATGTCGGCAACTGTTGGTTTCGGGAACAAGGATGCGTGGAGTGCGTTGTTCGGCAGTGGCTAAAAGTTGGCCGCGCAACATATACCACCGATAGGTCGAAATGAATAAAAAACAGTTGAGATTAGGATTCGATCGGGATTAGGATTGTGAATTGAAACCATATTTGGGAAAATGACTTTCTCGGGGTTTATTTTTTATTTTGAAATCTTGATTGCTCAAGAGGCTTAGGTTAGAAAGAAAGTAACCAGAGGGAGTTGCCTTTTTGCTGGATATTCTGGTATTTGAACAATAAAAAAATGTGTGTCAAAGTGAAAAATGTCTTATTGTTTCGGCCTACTTAGTCCCGACTAGAAAAAACACAGTCGTGCCCGAGATTTCGCTTATGGTGCCAAACTATTAATAAATGAGGTTCGGTCTCTATCTTATCTTCTTTCTTTGTTGATCGATCGCGTTTGTTGTAAACTATTAATAAATGAGGTTTGCTCTATTTCACATTTGTTGAAATTTCCATGAAAACAAAGCATTATTATTGGCTACATAAACGACTAATTGAGTTTGACCAATAATTTAGTCGGACTAAAACTTAAACACGTTTCTTTATAAAAATGCGTTTAGTTTCTGAAAAGTCTTCAAGCAGAATCAAAAGAACGAAATACTATTTTCTGTGTGAATTATGTACATTCAACACAAGGAACAAGCGTAACACATTCTTGGAGGAGAAGACATCTATTCATAATAAATGCTGGGGCCTGGGGTGATTCCTGAATTAATCTCCAAGTGGAATTAAGAATTAGGAAACAGTCTTCTTTACTTCGAATGATGAATTCTAGATTATTATTTGCTGTGGTGCTTAATCTGATAATAGTTTTGAAAGTCGCAAGAGCTGGTGCTGAGAGCAAGGTAATTTAATTAATTTTCTTTGATCATACTGTATATAATAGCGTTATAACAAACTTTTGTTTGTGTTGTGGCGATAATCTTACAGGTTCATATAGTGTATCTGGGTGAAAAGCAGCATGATGATCCCAAGCATGTCACAGAATCTCATCACCAGATGTTGTCGTCACTTCTTGGAAGGTACAAAACAAACCTGATTAATTAGTAATTCAACTCTATTATATGTCTATAGCTGTTACCAATGTGTTTTTTTTAATGTTTGTGTTACACAGTGAAGTGGAAGCAGATGATTCAATGGTTCATAGTTACCGGCATGGCTTTTCAGGCTTTGCTGCTAAGCTCACCGAGTCACAAGCCAAGAAAATTGCTGGTACTCACAGGCTTGCTTCTGTCTTAAGTCTTACCATGATGTAATCTTGAATTACTTTGGTTGTGATGCTCTTTATTTTTGGAAACAGATTCACCTGATGTTGTTCATGTCATACCTGATAGTTTCTACAAACTTGCCACAACTAGAACTTGGGACTACTTAGGTCTTTCTGTTGGCAATCTGAAGAATCTCCTAAATGATACAAACATGGGTGACCAAGTGATTATTGGCTTTATTGACTCAGGTATAACTAGTTTCTGTTTCTTTGGTTCCTTTATTTTAGGCCCCAGGGACTTGAGGTTTTGTGTGGTTGTAGGAGTGTGGCCAGAGTCTGAATCCTTTAATGACAATGGGGTTGGACCAGTGCCGAGCCATTGGAAAGGGGGATGTCAATCAGGAGAAAATTTCGAATTAACTAATTGCAATAGAAAGCTCATAGGAGCCAAGTACTTTATCAATGGGTTTCTTGCTGAAAACGAAGGATTCAATTCCACGGGATCACGTGACTATATCTCTGCTAGAGACTTTATTGGTCATGGAACGCACGTAGCCTCTATCGCAGGTGGTTCCTTTGTTCCCAACGTAAGCTACAAGGGACTCGCTGGAGGTAACTTGAGAGGTGGTGCACCGCGTGCTCGCATAGCAATATACAAGGCTTGTTGGTATGTGGATCAGTTAGGCACGGTGGCTTGTTCATCTTCTGACATATTGAAAGCAATGGATGAAGCTATGCATGATGGTGTTGATGTATTGTCGCTCTCGCTCGGAGCTCAAGTTCCTCTGTATCCTGAAATTGATCTGCGCGATAGGATTGCGACTGGAGCGTTCCATGCAGTAGCAAAGGGCATCATTGTTGTTTGTGCTGGTGGGAACTCTGGCCCAGCGGCTCAGACCGTGTTAAACACAGCTCCTTGGGTCATAACAGTTGCTGCAACAACTCTGGACCGGTCCTTTCCCACACCTATCACGCTTGGGAACAACAACGTCATACTGGTAAAGCAGGCTTCTGTTTTGTCGGTCTTGGGCAAAGCCAAATAAAACATTCCCTTCGAGCCCTTAATCTTTTTTAAAAGAAAAATGATATAAATATAGATCCTTAAATTTGTAAAATAATTTTTTTATTGAAATTTTTACTAAATCGCCACCAAAATGTTTTGATAAAGGTTATGAGTTTTTCAACTGTTAATGCAGGGTCAAGCACTATACACAGGTCAAGAAGTTAGCTTCACCAGTTTGGTTTATCCAGAGAATTCAGGGCACAGCAATGTGACCTTTAGCGGGTAACATCAAGTTTCTAGCATCTTGTGAAGACTTACGTGCAATCTCCATTGAAATAGCATAACTGATCAGTTTACTTTACTTCTCTGAATATGTCTGAAACATTAGTGTCTGTGAGCGCCTTAATCTCAACCCAAACGGTACAATGAGAGGAAAAGTTGTGTTGTGTTTTACGACAGCAACACTCTTCACTGCTGTATCAAGAGCTGCCTCTTATGTGAAGTCAGCCGGTGGTGTTGGCGTGATCATTGCAAGAAATCCAGGTTACAATCTCACTCCATGTAGAGATGATTTCCCCTGTGTAGCCATTGATTACGAGCTCGGGACGGATATACTTCTCTACATACGCTCCACTGGGTATGAAACACTCCCTCCAAGAAACATAAAACTTGTAAGAAACTTTATGTAACTTGGCTGTGCAGATCACCTGTTGTGAAGATACAACCTTCCAGAACAATGGTAGGACAACCTGTGGGGACAAAGGTGGCAACTTTCTCATCAAGAGGACCTAACTCCATTTCTCCTGCAATATTAAAGGTATGCTTGAATCCTTTTTTTTTAACCCATCAGATTTTCTGTAATCATTTTCTTGGCAATGCAGCCTGACATAGGGGCACCAGGAGTGAGCATACTAGCTGCTACATCTCCAGATTCCAACTCCAGTGCTGGAGGATTTGATATTCTTGCGGGAACATCCATGGCGGCTCCAGTTATTTCAGGAGTTGTTGCACTTCTCAAAGCTATGCACCCTGACTGGTCTCCTGCTGCCTTTAGATCAGCTATTCTCACTACAGGTTATCCAATAACACAACAAACGATCAAAAGAAAAAATAACAGAACACAGTGATCTCAGTATGAGTTCTTTAATTGATTTGCAGCTAGGAGAACAGATCCCTTTGGAGAGCAGATTTTTGCAGAAGGTTCATCTCGCAAAGTAGCTGACCCGTTTGATTATGGTGGAGGCCTTGTGAACCCAGAGAAAGCAGCAGATCCAGGTCTCATATACGACATGGGCCCAAAAGACTACATTATATACTTATGCTCGGCCGGTTACAACGACTCATCTATCTCTCAGCTTGTTGGACAAGTAACAGTCTGTTCAAACCCTAAACCTTCTGTTCTTGATGTCAACTTGCCTTCACTCACAATTCCAAACCTTAAAGAGGAAGTCAATCTCACCAGAAC
Coding sequences within:
- the LOC106296123 gene encoding subtilisin-like protease SBT3.5, giving the protein MMNSRLLFAVVLNLIIVLKVARAGAESKVHIVYLGEKQHDDPKHVTESHHQMLSSLLGSEVEADDSMVHSYRHGFSGFAAKLTESQAKKIADSPDVVHVIPDSFYKLATTRTWDYLGLSVGNLKNLLNDTNMGDQVIIGFIDSGVWPESESFNDNGVGPVPSHWKGGCQSGENFELTNCNRKLIGAKYFINGFLAENEGFNSTGSRDYISARDFIGHGTHVASIAGGSFVPNVSYKGLAGGNLRGGAPRARIAIYKACWYVDQLGTVACSSSDILKAMDEAMHDGVDVLSLSLGAQVPLYPEIDLRDRIATGAFHAVAKGIIVVCAGGNSGPAAQTVLNTAPWVITVAATTLDRSFPTPITLGNNNVILGQALYTGQEVSFTSLVYPENSGHSNVTFSGVCERLNLNPNGTMRGKVVLCFTTATLFTAVSRAASYVKSAGGVGVIIARNPGYNLTPCRDDFPCVAIDYELGTDILLYIRSTGSPVVKIQPSRTMVGQPVGTKVATFSSRGPNSISPAILKPDIGAPGVSILAATSPDSNSSAGGFDILAGTSMAAPVISGVVALLKAMHPDWSPAAFRSAILTTARRTDPFGEQIFAEGSSRKVADPFDYGGGLVNPEKAADPGLIYDMGPKDYIIYLCSAGYNDSSISQLVGQVTVCSNPKPSVLDVNLPSLTIPNLKEEVNLTRTVTNVGPVNSVYKVVVEPPLGVQVVVTPKKLVFNSKTKSLSFMVRVSTIHKINTGFYFGSLIWRDSVHNVTIPVSVRTQILQNYYDEN